A window of the Lactuca sativa cultivar Salinas chromosome 5, Lsat_Salinas_v11, whole genome shotgun sequence genome harbors these coding sequences:
- the LOC111887917 gene encoding non-specific lipid-transfer protein 1: MTAMLMKVSCAVVLLVVYMGLLTPEVEAVTCGQVVGAVAPCLGYLRNGGTPPQPCCTGVRGLRNAARTTSDRKTICNCLKSASSSYRGVSGNYAASLPGKCGVNLPYKISPSTDCNRIQ; the protein is encoded by the exons ATGACGGCTATGCTTATGAAGGTGTCATGCGCAGTGGTCTTGCTGGTGGTTTACATGGGGTTGCTGACGCCGGAGGTGGAAGCTGTGACATGTGGTCAGGTGGTGGGCGCCGTGGCACCATGCCTTGGCTACCTAAGGAACGGCGGAACTCCTCCACAGCCGTGCTGTACTGGAGTTAGAGGGCTTAGGAATGCGGCTAGAACCACCAGTGACCGTAAGACCATTTGCAATTGCCTGAAGAGTGCTTCTTCGTCTTACCGTGGTGTTAGTGGTAATTACGCCGCTAGTCTCCCCGGAAAATGTGGTGTCAACTTACCCTACAAGATCAGCCCCTCCACCGACTGCAATAG GATCCAGTGA